The Ziziphus jujuba cultivar Dongzao chromosome 5, ASM3175591v1 genome segment TATATAAATGAAGTCCAACTTGTATCGTAAATAGAATTTTCccaaaacataatttatatgGTACAAGTGTACTTTCCACCATGGATCCTCTTTCTGTAATAATTGGCCAATTGATTtctcaaaaagaaaacaattattatatatatttttttaaaaaaataaatagtaaaagatATTGATAGATTTTTCATCCCACTGGCAGTCCTGCTGATGAGCAAAATTTCCAATGCTAATGGAGCAGCGCTCCTTTTCTCTCACAGACAAGTGGACACGAGGTGACACACAAATGTAAAATCCATTTGTTTGTGAGAGAAGTGTGCACTTTCCTGAAAGCATtggaaatttttgtatttttttttttctttgtaggtAGGGTCTTTCAAGatatacaaattaaattttaaaactaattttatttttttttatcaatataaattgtagaagttttaattttaattttattttgtcaatttcCATTAGATTTGTTTGTATTTCTACATtcagttaattttttattttttttattttttgagttttaatCCCATATTAAGTTACATATATAGGTGGTTTTATCCATAACTTTAGGATCTTAAGTAGAATTCCAACAAATCTCTTATGTTAATCCGGTGTAaaacttgattttttatttattttttccttagaACCATTTTGACCTGACCAAAGCCAAAACCAAACCGAtccctttaattttggattattaactctctcaaacatatttttctcaaacgTATCCCTGCCATTTTTCCTTCTCAAAATTAAGCATTTCAAGTGGGTGTTATTCTTCTCTGTATTTTCTTTGCTTATTAAGGTACTGAAtctcatatttatatttcttcaaTATTATGTTTTAAGCATTTGGGATTGAGTTGGCTATATATTCGATTTTATTCATGATTTCTTAATTGTCTCCATTTTATGTTGGCATTGAATTTGATCCCTTCCCTTTCCTACCATAAGCAATTTTTGGCTGCTctcgatcttttttttttttttttaaaaaaagaaaaaaaaaacttaacagCAAGTTTTTCATCTTTGTATTAATTCCGAACCAAGAAAATGAACTAtggattattatttaattaatatggatTTTCCCTTGTGCTTAGGATACAAGTACAATTGCCATGGATTCTTTTAAAGGACAAGGAGGCATTCAGATGCTGTTAACAGCAGAACAGGAAGCCCAGCATATTGTTTCAAACGCTAGAAACTGTAAATACACATTACAtcattgtacatatatatatatatatatatataattacatgtCATCCATATTAATGATGGATGTTGTCTATCAAATTACcatgttaaataaatatgacCGACGATGTGCACACATCATGAATTGAATGATGATATCGTTTATTATGGCAAAACTATATAAATGTAAacagtttttcttcttttttattcgtctccttaattgataaattttcttAACCATATTTTTCAGTGAAGATGTCAAGGTTGAAGCAAGCAAAAGATGAAGCTGAGAGAGAAGTAGCGCAATATCGCTCTAATATGGAAGCTgaataccaaaagaaaaaatccgaggtaaccctttattcataaataaacttatGGAACTCTGAAATCCATGATTTTGAACCTTTCTCTTCAATTATTCTCCGGCTTTATAATCGCCGCAGATGAGCACTGGATCGGATGCAAAACGGCTTGAAGAGGAAACCGATGTGAAGATTCAGAACTTGAAAGAATCAGCAACAAAGGTCTCAGAAGATGTTGTTGACATGCTCTTAAAATTTGTCACAAATGTGAAGACTTGAGGGTGCATGGTTTGATTCAAGGTCTTTGAATTCAactagaaataatatttttttatattttcattttgtggAGCTACTAAAAGCTAGTCCAACTGTttaatttgttcttttaatttcctcTAAAAATCAGTATTTGAAGTTTATCATGTTTATTATTGCGTGACAAatgtcctttcctttttttcttttttttgttttaaaaaaattatccttgttttttcttgctttattttgtttatgcAATTTACAGTAAATGTAGAAGACAGTGAAGAGCTAGAGCACATGCAACGAAAGGATTCTGAGCTGGTATATAATCAATTagcgcatatatatacatatatatattataagcatTTTAGTACTACAATGCaatattgttaaattatttcctctgtctttaaaaatttacttattcatttgTAAAATGATTGAAAGTTCTCTACGGCAATAATCATTGTTATTTTATGATGAAAATAATCATAGAATATTCTGATTCTAAAACCTTCTTGTAATCCGGCAATccccaaaataaaaagaatatgtgtatatatatatgtatatatgtaaaattaattgGTCTTGTAGTATATTATAGATCTTCAAGTCCTTACTCtagatcaaaataaaaaagagaaccCAGTAATATGCATCACACATTTTTCCATAGGATTTCTCTTAATATTCTCATACATGTACAAGACTTGTAATGACCAATTTCTATATCAAGTAGATCCATTAGACTAAGTTATAACAGATTCTTGAAAATTTGAGGAAGGAATGAAGCTACATATAACACGTTTTGAAGTTGTTTATGGCTATATActtgtaataataattaataattaaggaatatattaattatataataatacaaattaagCTTTGTTCTCAGCATCTCTACTAGGTTTAGACTTATAGTATGTAGTAaaagttgtatttattattgtcTACGTTCAAAGCGGATCAAAGGCATGTTATTATTTAATGGCGCCCctgacacatatatatatattgttgaatcTGCCACTGGATTACAAAGCAGAACAAGATGTTCATgattcaaaaaagaaagaaaaaaaaatatcatgcaAATTGTAAAAAGCagatctttattttattttatttttaattgaaaagaGGGCATTTTCATCCGGATTGAAGTTTAAACCTTAATACTAGATATGTATTCTCAATTGTTGCATCACTTGATGGAGCCTAGTGTAATAGAAGTCTTATTAATGTTGTGAGCCTGTGCAAGAGAATATGGTATTGTTCcatgatttaataataataaactaacaaaagcaaaatattgCACTCCATATTATAGTAATCTACACGCATAATTTCTTGCTGTTTGAAAATTAGTTTCACATCCAAATCCAAAAACATGAAGGGATTATGTGAGACCGTATCTAGAatagttcatatatatatatatatatatatatcagattcAAACTAGATCACATTCAAATCAGttctttaatataaaaaataatataaagatattagaattttttttttcaatttttagattgtatcattagatttttttttttttttttaaggtggtATCCCGATAGGATCGTTTGCTTTCTCTAAACTTAGATTTTAATATATCGTTAAAatcctatttaattattttttaaaattttaaattttaattcttatgTGATTTGGGGCTAATAgagaaaaatttgatattaacgTTTGACTCTACAttcacatataaaatatttacacaTGATGTATCATATAATGTTCTTTGAAATATCGTAAAGTATAATGatttatcatttttgtttttcattcaccattttttttttctttctgaagAATAATGGTTCACCATTATTTGATGATGTATATTTCAAACATAACAAAAGCTAGCATAGATaactatgaa includes the following:
- the LOC107409528 gene encoding V-type proton ATPase subunit G3; the encoded protein is MDSFKGQGGIQMLLTAEQEAQHIVSNARNLKMSRLKQAKDEAEREVAQYRSNMEAEYQKKKSEMSTGSDAKRLEEETDVKIQNLKESATKVSEDVVDMLLKFVTNVKT